The Nanoarchaeota archaeon DNA segment GATATCATACCAAAGGGGAGGTATTTTCGTGCGAGAAGGAGTAATAACATCTCCGCAAAGGCGCGTAGATCTTGCGCTCAAGCACATCTGCCAGGGAACGCAGGCAAAGTCATATTCTAATAAGAGATCTGCCGGCGAAGCTCTTGCAGAAGAAATTCTTGCAGCAGCAAAAGGCGAAACAGCAAGCTTTGCATATTCTGAAAAGATGCGCAGGGAAAAGGAAGCGAGCGGAGCAAGATAAAAATTAACTATTTATCCGCGTCCTGCTAATTAATAGGCATGCTCAGGTTTCGAAACAGAAAAAAGGCAATTGTCACAGCAGATATGGCTGTTGCACTGGTAATTTTTGTTCTGATGCTGTCTATCGCATTCTATTATCTTTCATATTTATCAAAGCCCAAACAGCCTTTTGAGGCTACGCTCAAGGCTGAAGGAGCGCTAATTGGCGAAAAACTTGTGGGCAATACAACCTGGACGGTTTACAAGCTGCCTGTATGGGTTGAATCAACAGTCACAGGAAACGCAAGCTTTGAGCTGTTCTTCTATCCGGATCCTTACATAGATCTCAATTCTATTGCAATGCAAGATGAAAATTCGACCGAAATTCCGTCCTCTTTCTTAGACAATCATATTGTATGGATAAGCAATGTCACTCTAGGAAAGAGCCTTTTCTATCTGACGTATCTTAAAAGCAGCGGGTTGGATGCAACGATTTATGATACTGGGCTTTTAAGCTCTGAACAGTAAAATACTTAAGCCCATGTCCAGTTAGCCGCTGAGCCCCTTGGAATTATCCAGCCCGCGCCGCTGTTGTTGAATGTTGTCCAGGTCCAGTTTACTTCGTTTCCTAATCTGATTTTATCTCCGGTGTACGGCAGTTGCCATACCCAGTTGCTGTTTGATGCCGCTGTTGAAACCATTGTCGGCGTTCCGACTGCTAACTGATAAATGATTTATTCCAAAAGCCATTTCCAAAGAGGGGTGTAACTGATTTTCTTATCATTTATTTTTTCCTCGCTTTCCACATCCTCAGTTATTATAAGCCCCTCTTTTAGCTTAAAGGCGTCCATAGCCTCCATTAATCCATTAATTTCACGATCCTTGTTTTCCTTTATTTGATATGAAACTTGTATTGCTTGCATAACCTTTTGTCCGTTCTTTATCAAAAAATCGCATTCTCCTTTATTTTTATAATAATATATTTCTTTTCCGCTTTTAACTAATGAAAGAAACACTGTATTTTCATACAACTTTCCAATATTCTCGCTAAACCTGAAACCGGCAATGTTTATCAATCCGGAATCAATACAATATACTGCTCTCGGATTTACTTCCTGCTCTTTTAGCGAGTATGAAAATTTTGGAACAAAAAATACAAGATACGCTTCTGCCATGCAAGCAGAAAATCGCTCTACACTATCCGCGCTTACGCCCAAAAACCCTGCAATCTTTCTATATGAAGCGGCTGACGAAAAATTTGTCAAATAATATCTGGCAAGCGCTTTTAGTTTTTCTGTTTTTCTTATCTTGTGCCGCATGGCCACGTCCCGTTCCACAATGTCGTCGAAATATCTTCGAAGTATTTCTTCCTTTTCCTCTTTTAGCGCCGCTAAAGGAAATCCGCCGAATTCTAGATATTCGCGAAGTAGCTGTTTTATTCGGGTTTTTTGGGAGAGCATATCCAGCTTATTTTCTATTTTCACTTGGTTGAATAACAGGAATTCACGAAAACTCAGAGGATACGCCTTTATTTCCACCCATCTGCCGGTAATGAGTGTGCCCAGTTCCTTGCTAAGCAGCTTTGAAGTCGAGCCGGAAATAAAAATATTTGCTTCTTTTTTTTCGTGCAAACCCCTGACAAATCGTTCCCATTTCGGGACATTTTGCACTTCATCCAAAAAAATCCAAGGCTTGCCTTTCGGCTTTATTATTTCCATATACGAGTCATAAATCTGCTGCAGAAATTCAAGGGAAAGAATGCCCGAGAATTTCGGCTCTTCAAAATTTACATATAAAAAAGATGATTTGTCGGCACCCTCCGACATCTTTCTTTTAATGAATTGCTTCATCAAAGTAGATTTTCCGCTTCTTCGAACACCTGTTATGGCTACAATCTGCTCTGTGCGCGCCATGCGGCCGATATTATCAAGATATGTTTTTCGTTCTATACCTGTCTCTTGCTCTCTTCTCCAGAAATTCCAGCTGCTCAGTATTTCTATTATTTCTTCGTTGTTCATGGCATACTATTGTGCTTTTACACATATAAACTTATCGGTCACTTTATGCACATATTGAACGATACTATCAATCACTATTCATTTAAGCCCATGTCCAGTTAGCCGCAGAGCCTCGTGGAATTATCCAGCCCGCGCCGCTGTTGTTGAATGTTGTCCACTGCTAGTTTAATTCGTTTCCTAATCTGATTTTTATCACAATCAATTATTCTTCCATAATTCTTTTAGACACACCCAAAATTCTTTTAGCAGAATCTAGCAATTCTTCATAAGTCTTATCTTCCATCGAAAGTTTTGTTCCGTATTGGTGCTGTTCTCTTATACTTATGATTGTTTCTTTTTCCGTTTGTTTTTCCGAATCTGCGCTTGCTATTTTTTTCAATAAAACCGTATCAAAACTTATTTTCCCTTCCTCTGCCAAATTCGAAATTAATGCAAATGTGCATTCTTGGTTTCCGGATTCATAGCCAAATTTCATAAGTATTGCTAAAAGTGAATGATACATCGCATAAAATGCTGCGGGTCCGCACCAATCAGGAAATTCACTATTTTTCAGATAAATCATTAATTTCAGATTATGTTCAGCTTTTGCTATATGGTCCCTCGCTTTTACACTATTTGGAGTGATTTTAACTAATCCCCTGTGTTTCGTTCCTTCTTTCAATTCTCTTTCGGCTTTTTTCAAGCACCAGTCAACCTTATTTTTTGAATAGCTCATTTAACCAACTCAATTAATTTTTCTTCCCCAAATGCGATAATTCCCTTCAATGCATTTAACACAACAGCGTCTCTTCTCAATATATTCTCTTCCAAATCTTTCGAGGACTGGAAAATAGCATGCATCTCTTTTTCATTTATTTGGTTCAAATCTTTGATTTCTTCATTCAACTTTTCAAACCTATCCTGGCTGGTTACAATCAACACGTCAACATCATCTGCTTTGCCTTCCTTTTTTAAAACAGAGCCAAAAATTAGAACAATATCCGCATTTTTTATTTTTCTGACTTCAGTAATCCAGCGCTTAACATACGGCGAGCTATGTTCGGCTTCCCTTTTGAGAACAAACATTAGGTAATCTTTTGCATAATCATTACGGAAATTGATCCTGTAGAATGTTGCCTTACCAGCGACTTTTGCAGCCAATATGTTTTCTTTCTCAAGCCGTTTCAATATCTTTAAGGCACCCATCGGCGTGATATTCAGTTCCTTGGATATGCTAGTAGCGTTAAATTCCTTTTCCGGACTCTTAAATATCCTTAATACGCTAAGCATCTCGTTTCTTGTAATGTCCATTTATATCAACTCATAGTTTATATATATAAACTGTAAGTATATGAAGGTTTGCGTTGGCAAAATTGCCTTTACGACATTGACACGGCTTTACTCGACACTAATTCCTCTACGCCCACGTCCAGTTAGCCGCAGAGCCTCGTGGAATTATCCAGCCCGCGCCGCTGTTGTTGAATGTTGTCCAGGTCCAGTTTACTTCGTTTCCTAATCTGATTTTATCTCCGGTGTACGGCAGTTGCCATACCCAGTTGCTGTTTGACGCCATGGTAGAAACCATTGTCGGAGTTCCTACAGATATTTCTGTGCTGCCGTTCAGGGCGATTGTAAACGACAGTTGCCGATATGCGGCAATTAATATTGCATTGCCGGTTTTCATTGCAGATTGATGATTTCTTTAACTTTATTTACAAACGTCTCGGCATATTTCTTTGCTTCTTCAGCAAGCATAATCTCAAATCCCCGAGAAACCCCGTAATTTGCTCTTTCTCTCAATGCTTTTGTCCGTACAAACGATTCTATATCTTCCTCTCCAAGGCACTTGCCCAACAGCGCCACATCGTTTTTTGTCAAATTCATTGATTTATGGTAGTAGTAATATATAACGGCACATAAAGTTGCTGAATGTGATTTTGAAGAAACGCCCAATTTGGCCAAAAGAGCCATTGCCGCATGATATATCGAATAGTAAAAGGCGGATATCGCCCAGTCATAGAAATTCTCTTCTTTGCCGAATATTTTCGGAATTTCATCATTATGCTTGTCTATCAGCCAATTAGAGAAAGACAGATTGTGCTCCGCTTTTTTAATAAAGTCTTTTGGCGTTCTGGTCTCTGCTCTAAGCGCACGCTTTCTTGAATATTCGTCCAGCCATTCCTTGCAGGCCATCTCATCAGTTATCCAAATCTGCCAATCAGGCGCTTTATTTTTCATTTTCCAACAACACCCACCATTCTATTCCTTGAACGATTATCCGGTTTTGCTTTAATTCCTGCATAAAACTGTCTGTTTCATTGAAGAGTTTTTGCCTGAATTCGCTAAATGTCATGTATACGGGAGAAATTTCAGTTCCCTGCTTATATTTAACAAGCTTGATTTTACTTTCGATGTCTTCCCTATCAACAGTGTTAAATACCAAAAACAAATCAACATCGCTTTTGTCAGTATATGTTCCTTTTGCATAAGAACCGAAAAGAATCGTCAACAAGGGTTTGTTTGACAGTTGTCTTATGAATTCAAAAATGGAATTTCCGACCTTTGCCGGCAGTCCATTTAGCCTCGCATATTCAACTGCATAAATGTTCGGAATTATGGTATTGCTTCCATAATTCAGATATAGTTTGACATTTCTGCCTTCTTTTTTCTTGTAAATCAGCTTTTCTTTTTCCAGCGACTTTATATGATGCGCCATAGTGGGCATTCCGGCTTTTAATGCCCTTGAAAGTTCTCTGATATGGCTGCCAGGATTTCTATAAATTAATCCGATGAGCTTTGTCCGTGTTTTCATAGATATACTTATTGTATCATATGATATATAAAGTTTTCTACGCCCACGTCCAATTTGTCGCCGAGCCTCTCGGGATTGTCCAGCCCGCGCCGCTGTTGTTGAATGTTGTCCAGGTCCAGTTTACTTCGTTTCCTAATCTGATTTTATCTCCGGTGTACGGCAGTTGCCATACCCAGTTGCTGTTTGATGCCGCTGTTGAAACCATTGTCGGCGTTCCTACAGATATTTCTGTGCTGCCGTTCAGGGCGATTGTAAACGACTGCAGGTTTCCATTTGCGTCGGCTGTTAATGTGTATGGATTTTCCTGTGTGCCGGCTGACGTATTGTACACATAGTATGTTGTGCCCGGCAGCATTCCGGTGATGTTATAACGCGCAGTCAATCCCGCAGTGCCGTTTGTATCATTCCAGCGCATAACAATTGTGTTCCAGTTGACAAGGGTGCGGTTGAGCGAGCCTGCGGCAGAAACATTTGTCTTGAGCCAAATGTTCTGCGAGCTGTCGTTTCTGTAGTTGAACCATGAAGTGGCGTCATTGAAGTAAATCTGTCTTTTTGCGGTGAAGTTTGTGCCGGTGAAGTTGTTGATATTAGATGCAGAATCAAGGTCAAGATAATAGTCATAGCTCGCCTTTGCGATTATCGAGCCGCCTGTGATGTTGTTCAATGCGGATGAATAAATATAGACGCCGTACGCCGATGTGTTTGTTGTTAAGATGGTGTTGTTCGCGAGGGTATTTGTGCCGGACGAGGAGAGCACAACGCCGTATCCGTCTGAGCCCGAGGTTGAAATGGTGTTGTTCGCGAGGGTATTTGTGCCGGACGAGGAGAGCCAGACGCCGTATCCCCATGAGCCCGAGGTCGAGATGGTGTTGTTCGCGAGGGTGTTTGAACTGCTGGATAATCTGAGCCAGACGCCGTATCCGTATGAGCCCGAGGTCGAGATGGTGTTGTTCGAAAGGGTGTTTGAATTGCTGGACGAGTAGAGATAGACGCCGTATCCGCTTCCGTCTTTTATACTTATAGTGTTATTCGTTATATTACTATTTATCATCCCTGAAGTATATATACCGTGGTTTGTTGTCCCATCTGCAGTTGCATTATCCTGAACAATATTCAGGTTCTTTATCGTAATATTATCCCAGCCGCCTGTGTTATTTATCCCATAACCATTGCCAATTTGCGAATAATTAATCGTATATCCTGCGCCGTCAAGGGTGACGTTATTCTCCTTGATTGTAAAACACGTCGAATCTGCAGAAACATTTCCGACCAGATTATACGCCTCAGGAAGGTCTAAGTCGCCGCACGACGTTAAGTTGAGCGCCTGAACCTGTATTTGCGTGTTGCCGTTAAGTGCGATTGTGAATGACGGCAGAACTCCGCTTGCATCAGTGTCCTGCAGGTATGCTCTTGTCCTTATGCTGCCCGTAGTGTTGTAGATTGCGTATGTTGTGTTTGCCAAAAGGCCGGTCAGATTATACGTCGCAGTCAAAGCTACTGAAGGCGTTTCGTTCCATTTCATTGTGCTGTTGGACCATGTCGTAAGAGTCCTGGTATATGTACTACTTGCTGAAGATGTCTTTGCCTTTAGCCAAATATTTCCGTTGGTCTCGTTGTTGTAGTTGAACCATGAAGTTGTGTCATAAAATGAAATATATCCCGGCACAGTAAAATTGGTATTTGTAAAGTTATTTGTCGTGCTTGCATTTCTCAGATAATAACTGAGTGCTGTGCCTTCGGAAATGGAGTTGTTGTTCGATGACCGAACATAAATATCATCCGTCCCACCAGAGATCAAAATGTTGCCTTTTATCTGATTTGTGTTACTCAATAACAGCGTTATTCCGTACGCAGTGCCTGAAGAATATATTGTATTGTTTGTTATGTTATTCAAGTTTGAGGAGTCCACATAGATACCATCCTCGCCTAAGCCTAATGTAGTTATTGTGTTATTTATCAGCGTGTTTGAATTGCTTGATAAATTGACATATATGCCGGCACTTGCGCCAGCGAATGAATCTGTTGTTATGTTGTTATTTGACAATATGTTCGAGCTGCTGGAGTTCAGTACGATACCATAGTCATAATATCCCATAAGAACACGCAGACTGTTATTGGCTATGCTGTTTGAGTTGCTTGATGCCGTTAAATATATGCCCCTGCTATTGTCTCCCCGTGTAACAATAGAATTGTTCTTTATGGTTGCGTTCGTTACACCTCTTAGATAAACCGCATGAGCATCGGTAATCGCATCATCACTATGAACAATATTGAGATTCATTATCGTAAGATTGTCATATCCCAATGAATCATTTATTGCATACCCCGACACTGATTGAGAATAGTTTATCCAATATCCAGCTCCGTCCAAAGTGACGTTGTCCGCCTTGATTGTGAAGCACGTCGCATCAGCAGAAACATTTCCAACAAGATTATACGTCTCCGGAAGGTCCAAATCGCCGCACGACGTCAGGTTGAGCGCCTGAACCTGTATTTGCGTGTTGCCGTTAAGTGCGATTGTGAATGACGGCAGAACTCCGCTTGCATCAGTGTCCTGCAGGTATGCTCTTGTCCTTATGCTGCCGGTGGTGTTGTAGATTGCGTAAGTCTTTGACGGCAGAAGTCCTGTGAGGTTATACGTCGCAGTCAGCGCTGCCGAAGGCGTTTCGTTCCATTTCAATGTATTGTTAGACCATGTGGCGAGGGTGCGGTTCAGGGAGCCTGCGGCGGAAAGTTTGTTCTTAAGCCAGACGTT contains these protein-coding regions:
- a CDS encoding ATP-binding protein, with the translated sequence MNNEEIIEILSSWNFWRREQETGIERKTYLDNIGRMARTEQIVAITGVRRSGKSTLMKQFIKRKMSEGADKSSFLYVNFEEPKFSGILSLEFLQQIYDSYMEIIKPKGKPWIFLDEVQNVPKWERFVRGLHEKKEANIFISGSTSKLLSKELGTLITGRWVEIKAYPLSFREFLLFNQVKIENKLDMLSQKTRIKQLLREYLEFGGFPLAALKEEKEEILRRYFDDIVERDVAMRHKIRKTEKLKALARYYLTNFSSAASYRKIAGFLGVSADSVERFSACMAEAYLVFFVPKFSYSLKEQEVNPRAVYCIDSGLINIAGFRFSENIGKLYENTVFLSLVKSGKEIYYYKNKGECDFLIKNGQKVMQAIQVSYQIKENKDREINGLMEAMDAFKLKEGLIITEDVESEEKINDKKISYTPLWKWLLE
- a CDS encoding HEPN domain-containing protein; the protein is MSYSKNKVDWCLKKAERELKEGTKHRGLVKITPNSVKARDHIAKAEHNLKLMIYLKNSEFPDWCGPAAFYAMYHSLLAILMKFGYESGNQECTFALISNLAEEGKISFDTVLLKKIASADSEKQTEKETIISIREQHQYGTKLSMEDKTYEELLDSAKRILGVSKRIMEE
- a CDS encoding winged helix-turn-helix domain-containing protein — its product is MDITRNEMLSVLRIFKSPEKEFNATSISKELNITPMGALKILKRLEKENILAAKVAGKATFYRINFRNDYAKDYLMFVLKREAEHSSPYVKRWITEVRKIKNADIVLIFGSVLKKEGKADDVDVLIVTSQDRFEKLNEEIKDLNQINEKEMHAIFQSSKDLEENILRRDAVVLNALKGIIAFGEEKLIELVK
- a CDS encoding HEPN domain-containing protein, yielding MKNKAPDWQIWITDEMACKEWLDEYSRKRALRAETRTPKDFIKKAEHNLSFSNWLIDKHNDEIPKIFGKEENFYDWAISAFYYSIYHAAMALLAKLGVSSKSHSATLCAVIYYYYHKSMNLTKNDVALLGKCLGEEDIESFVRTKALRERANYGVSRGFEIMLAEEAKKYAETFVNKVKEIINLQ
- a CDS encoding nucleotidyltransferase domain-containing protein — translated: MKTRTKLIGLIYRNPGSHIRELSRALKAGMPTMAHHIKSLEKEKLIYKKKEGRNVKLYLNYGSNTIIPNIYAVEYARLNGLPAKVGNSIFEFIRQLSNKPLLTILFGSYAKGTYTDKSDVDLFLVFNTVDREDIESKIKLVKYKQGTEISPVYMTFSEFRQKLFNETDSFMQELKQNRIIVQGIEWWVLLENEK
- a CDS encoding right-handed parallel beta-helix repeat-containing protein, which gives rise to LANNTILTTNTSAYGVYIYSSALNNITGGSIIAQKSYDYYLDLDSASNTNNFTGTNFTAKRQIYFQDTSTWFNYNNNTGNVWLKNKLSAAGSLNRTLATWSNNTLKWNETPSAALTATYNLTGLLPSKTYAIYNTTGSIRTRAYLQDTDASGVLPSFTIALNGNTQIQVQALNLTSCGDLDLPETYNLVGNVSADATCFTIKADNVTLDGAGYWINYSQSVSGYAINDSLGYDNLTIMNLNIVHSDDAITDAHAVYLRGVTNATIKNNSIVTRGDNSRGIYLTASSNSNSIANNSLRVLMGYYDYGIVLNSSSSNILSNNNITTDSFAGASAGIYVNLSSNSNTLINNTITTLGLGEDGIYVDSSNLNNITNNTIYSSGTAYGITLLLSNTNQIKGNILISGGTDDIYVRSSNNNSISEGTALSYYLRNASTTNNFTNTNFTVPGYISFYDTTSWFNYNNETNGNIWLKAKTSSASSTYTRTLTTWSNSTMKWNETPSVALTATYNLTGLLANTTYAIYNTTGSIRTRAYLQDTDASGVLPSFTIALNGNTQIQVQALNLTSCGDLDLPEAYNLVGNVSADSTCFTIKENNVTLDGAGYTINYSQIGNGYGINNTGGWDNITIKNLNIVQDNATADGTTNHGIYTSGMINSNITNNTISIKDGSGYGVYLYSSSNSNTLSNNTISTSGSYGYGVWLRLSSSSNTLANNTISTSGSWGYGVWLSSSGTNTLANNTISTSGSDGYGVVLSSSGTNTLANNTILTTNTSAYGVYIYSSALNNITGGSIIAKASYDYYLDLDSASNINNFTGTNFTAKRQIYFNDATSWFNYRNDSSQNIWLKTNVSAAGSLNRTLVNWNTIVMRWNDTNGTAGLTARYNITGMLPGTTYYVYNTSAGTQENPYTLTADANGNLQSFTIALNGSTEISVGTPTMVSTAASNSNWVWQLPYTGDKIRLGNEVNWTWTTFNNSGAGWTIPRGSATNWTWA